The following proteins come from a genomic window of Candidatus Cloacimonadaceae bacterium:
- a CDS encoding DUF3164 family protein gives MENQTRPKAKATAERTKIDAQGRAIPVSVIKSEMLKQDTVVNNTLDRVIRLQKRIIADKIKLYAEIESYLEFIAKKSGMEWKGNAAFTSFDGKY, from the coding sequence ATGGAAAATCAAACCAGACCCAAAGCGAAAGCGACCGCAGAACGTACCAAGATCGATGCCCAAGGTCGAGCCATCCCGGTCTCTGTAATCAAGTCCGAGATGCTCAAACAGGATACAGTAGTCAACAACACTCTTGATCGGGTAATCAGGCTTCAGAAGCGCATCATCGCAGATAAGATCAAGCTTTATGCGGAGATTGAAAGCTATCTCGAATTCATAGCCAAGAAGAGTGGTATGGAATGGAAAGGCAATGCCGCATTCACCAGCTTCGATGGCAAATAC